GGGGCGGCGGCGAAGGCGGAAGGGGTGCTGCGCGAGGCGCTGGCGGGGGAGGGTGGGGCGATGGCGTACGACGCGCTGGCCACCCTGCTGGAGCGCCAGGGCCGGGCCCCGGAGGCGCTCACGCTCCTGCGGGACGCCGTCGCGAAGGCTCCGAGGAACCTGGACCTGCAGTTCGCCCTGGGCACCCTGCTGGAGCGCCATGGCGACGTGGCGGGGGCGCTTTCACGCATGCGGGCGGTGCTCGCGCTGAAGCCGGCGCACTCCGCGGCGCTGAACTTCATGGGCTACACGCTGGCGCAGCGGGGCCGGGACCTGGAGGAGGCGGAGCGGCTGGTGCGCCGCGCGCTGGCGCTCCAGCCCGACAACGCGGCCTACGTGGACTCCCTGGGGTGGGTGCACTTCCAGCGCGGCGAGGCGAAGAAGGCCGTGGAGGTCCTGGAGCGCGCGGTGGACCTGTCTCCGGACGACCCCGCCATCCTGGAGCACCTGGGGGACGCCTACCTCAAGGCGGGCCGTGCCCCGGAGGCCGTCCGGGTCTGGAAGCGCGCGCTGGAGGTGCTGACCCTGGAGCCGGAGGCCGCCGAGCCCGCGGATCAGCGCACCACCCTGGAGCGCAAGTTGAAGGCGCTACCCTCGACGGCGCCGGGCCGCTAAGGTCCCGGGCTCATGGCCCGCCACGACGAAGGCTTCTTCACCGGGAAGGACAACACCCGGCTGTTCTGGACGCTGGACCTGCCGGACGCGGCCCCCCGCGCGCACGTCGCCATCGTCCACGGCTACGGCGACCACATCGGCCGCTACCGGCCCGTCATCGACGCGCTGGTGCAGGACGGCTTCGCCGTGCACGGCTTCGACTACCGGGGCCACGGCCGCGCGGACGGCCGGCGCGCCTACGCCGCGAAGTGGACGGAGTTCCTCGACGACCTGGACGGCTTCTGGCAGCGCGTGCGCAAGGCCGCGGGCGACCAGAAGATCTTCCTCCTGGCCCACAGCCACGGCGGCCTGATGGCCGCGCACGCCCTGGCCGGGAGGCTGGAGGGCCTCTCCGGCGCCATCCTCTCCGCGCCCTACCTCAAGCTGGCCATCACACCGCCGGCCGCGAAGGTGCTCGCCGCGCGCATGGTGGGCTCCGTGGTGCCGTGGATGAAGGTCCCCTCGGGCCTGGCCCCGGAGATGCTCAGCACCGACCCGGACATCCAGAAGGCAGTCACCGCGGACCCGCTGTACGTGCCCTTCGCCACGCCCCGCTGGTTCGTGGAGTCCACGGCCGCCCAGGGGCAGACGCTCGCGCTGGCGCCGAAGATTCAAGTGCCGCTGTTCGTGCTGTGCGGCCAGGAGGACGGGGTGGCGCTGCCGGCGGCGGCGCGGGCCTTCTTCGAGGCGGCGGGGACGGCGGACAAGAAGTTCAAGGAGTACCCCGGCATGCGGCACGAGCCGCTCAACGAGCGGGACCGCGCGACGGTGTTCCAGGACATCTCCGGCTGGATCTCCGCGCATCTCTGACATAATCAGGTCGCCCCGCTCCCGGTGGAGCAGGCGCTGGCGAGGATCACCTCATGGCACAGGGTGAAACGGGCATCATTGGCAAGGGCATCGTCATCAGGGGCAACCTCACGGGCGGAGGGGACCTGGTCATCGAAGGGCGTGTGGAGGGGCAGATCGCCCTGAAGAACCACCTCACCATCGAAGGCACCGGCAAGGTCCAGGCGGACATCCGCGCCGAGGAGCTGACCATCAACGGCGAGGCGAGCGGCAACATCGACGCTTCCACGCGCGTGGCCATCAACGCCTCGGCGAAGGTGGCGGGTGACATCAAGGCCCCGCGGGTCGTCATCGAGGACGGAGCGGTGTTCAACGGCTCCATCGAGATGGACGTGAAGTTGCCGGACGACATCTAGCATCCACCGGGGTCCGTCCCACGGGCCCCCCAGGCGCACAGCTTCGAGCAAGGCGGACAACACTCATGGCGAATACGGTCATTGGTTCGAGCATCGTCATCGACGGGGAGATTTCCGGTGACGAGGACCTGGTCATCCAGGGCACCGTGAAGGGGAAGATCTCCCTCAAGGAGAGCCTGTACGTGGAGGGCTCGGGCGTCGTCGAGGCGGACATCGAGACGCAGAACGTGGAGATCGCCGGCCGCGTGACGGGCAACATCGTCGCCAGCGACAAGGTGGAGCTGAAGACGGACTGCCGCGTGGTGGGCGACATCAAGGCCCCGCGCATCCTCATCGCCGACGGTGCCTCCTTCAAGGGCAACGTCGACATGGACATGAAGGAGCGCTGATCCGTGGCCACCGCCAAGGACCTTGCAGGCAACACCGTCGACAACACCGTGGTGGGGCCGTCCATCCTCATCAGCGGTCGGCTCACGGGTGACGAGGACCTCACGGTCCGCGGCCGCGTCGAGGGTGAGCTCACCCTCAGCCGCACCCTCATCGTGGAGCCGTCCGGCGTGGTGAAGGCCAACGTGGCGGTGAAGAACGCCATCGTCAGCGGCGTGGTGGTGGGCAACATCAACGCCACCGAGAGCGTGGAGCTCACCCGCGAGGGCCGCATGGTGGGCGACATCCGCGCCCCCCGCGTCATCATCGTGGACGGCGCCAGCTTCCGCGGCCGCGTGGACATGGGCGACGTGGAACCGGGCCGACTGCCGGCCGAGCGCCCCGCCGTCACGCGCCCCCAGGCGGTAACGCGTCCCACGGTGCGCCCTGGAGCCACCCCGCCGCGTCCTCCGACGCCGCCGGCCGCCCCGCCGCGCACCGCCCCGACGCCGCCTCCGCCGCCCGCGCGCACTCCGGCCGCGACGACGGCGCCGGCCACCGTCGTGGCCCGTCCGTCGGCCAAGCCGCTGCCGCCGCCCCCGCCGCCCGCCGCGACCACGGCCCGGGCTCCGGAGCCTCCGCGCCCGGCGTCCACTGAGCAGGCGAGCAGTGCCGGCGCGCCCGTACCCCGCGTGATGGGTGCTGGCGCGAAGAAGAAGGTCGTGGTGAAGAAGTCCCGTTAGAGCCCGCCCGCCGCGCCGTCGTTTCCGGCGGCGCGCGGGTGGAACAACCGGGGGTGCCACCATGGACGCCGAGCACAGGGCCGAGGGACAGGAAGGGATGCCGGGCACACCTGGGGAGAACGCGACGCCGTCCCAGCACGAGGGCGCGGCCGACGCGTCCCCGCCGAAGCACGGCGAGGGCGCGGGTGGAGACGTGACGCCGGAAGGCGCCGTGCAGACGAACCTGCCCGGAGAGGGTGGGCAGACGATGGGCACCACGAGCAGCACCGAGGTCAGCACCGCCGGTGGCGAGGGCCAGGGCCTGCCGCACGGCGCTGATGCGAGCACGGCCGGCGGCTCCGCGAATGCGTCCGAGGCCAGCACGGCCAGCGGCG
The genomic region above belongs to Corallococcus caeni and contains:
- a CDS encoding alpha/beta hydrolase: MARHDEGFFTGKDNTRLFWTLDLPDAAPRAHVAIVHGYGDHIGRYRPVIDALVQDGFAVHGFDYRGHGRADGRRAYAAKWTEFLDDLDGFWQRVRKAAGDQKIFLLAHSHGGLMAAHALAGRLEGLSGAILSAPYLKLAITPPAAKVLAARMVGSVVPWMKVPSGLAPEMLSTDPDIQKAVTADPLYVPFATPRWFVESTAAQGQTLALAPKIQVPLFVLCGQEDGVALPAAARAFFEAAGTADKKFKEYPGMRHEPLNERDRATVFQDISGWISAHL
- the bacN gene encoding bactofilin BacN — translated: MAQGETGIIGKGIVIRGNLTGGGDLVIEGRVEGQIALKNHLTIEGTGKVQADIRAEELTINGEASGNIDASTRVAINASAKVAGDIKAPRVVIEDGAVFNGSIEMDVKLPDDI
- a CDS encoding bactofilin family protein, with the protein product MANTVIGSSIVIDGEISGDEDLVIQGTVKGKISLKESLYVEGSGVVEADIETQNVEIAGRVTGNIVASDKVELKTDCRVVGDIKAPRILIADGASFKGNVDMDMKER
- a CDS encoding bactofilin family protein, with amino-acid sequence MATAKDLAGNTVDNTVVGPSILISGRLTGDEDLTVRGRVEGELTLSRTLIVEPSGVVKANVAVKNAIVSGVVVGNINATESVELTREGRMVGDIRAPRVIIVDGASFRGRVDMGDVEPGRLPAERPAVTRPQAVTRPTVRPGATPPRPPTPPAAPPRTAPTPPPPPARTPAATTAPATVVARPSAKPLPPPPPPAATTARAPEPPRPASTEQASSAGAPVPRVMGAGAKKKVVVKKSR